CGCGGCTGTCGCAGTGGATGCAGATGGGCCCGGGCCGGTCCGGGCTGTCGTTCGCCATCGACCGGATGCCGGAGAAGGAACAGAAGATCGTCTTCGTGCGGCTGCGGGAGTTCGAAACCGCGATGACCGGCAACCTCGCCGCGATCAAGGACCGGATCGAAAAACGATGAAGACGGCGACGACCGTCGAGTTCTCGAAGGATTCGCGCACGACGCTGGACTTCGTGCTGGAGGCGGAAAAGCTCGGCCTCGACGTCTGCTGGGTCGCCGAAGCCTGGGGCTCGGACGCGCCGTCCGCGCTGGGCTACCTCGCCGCCCGCACCGACCGGATCCGGCTGGGTTCCGGGATCATCCAGCTCGGCACGCGCACGCCGGTCGCGATCGCGCAGGCCGCGTTGACGCTGGCCGACCTGTCCGGCGGCCGGTTCTCCCTGGGGCTGGGCCCGTCCGGGCCGCAGGTGGTCGAAGGCCTGCACGGCGTCCCGTTCGCCAAGCCGCTGACGCGCATGCGCGAGACCGTCGAAATCATCCGGCAGGCCTTCGCCGGGGAGAAGATTTCGTTCTCCGGCAAGGCTTTCGAGGTTCCGCTGCCCGGCGAAACGCGGCCGATGCGGCTGTCCACCGCGCCGAACCCGGACATTCCGATCTACCTCGCGACGCTGTCGCCGAAGCTGCTGGAGCTCACCGGCGAGGTCGCGGACGGCTGGCTCGGCACCAGCTTCGTCCCCGAAGGCGCCGACGCGTACTTCACCCACCTCGACGCCGGGCTCGCGAAGTCGGGCCGCAAGCGGAAGGACATCGACGTCTGCCAGGGCGCCGAAGTCGCGTTCGCGGACAACGAGGACGAGCTGCGCGTCCTGGTCGGCACCCGCAAGAAAGAACTCGCGTTCAGCCTCGGCGGGATGGGCTCGGCCACCACGAACTTCTACAACGACGCCTACAGCCGGCAGGGCTGGGCGGACGTCGCGGCCGAGGTCCGCGAGCGCTGGCAGGCCGGCGACCGCGACGGCGCGACCGCGCTCGTCACCGACGAGATGGTGCTCGGCACCACGCTGATCGGCACCGAAGAGATGGTCCGCGCCCGGCTGCGCGTCTGGCGCGACACCGGCATCGACACCGTCCGGCTGTACCCGGCCGGGGAAACGCTCGAAGCGCGCCTCACGACCTTGGGCCGCGCGCTGAACCTGCTGTGAAGGGGAACGCCATGGGCGAGTGGCACCGCACCGCGTGCAGCCTCTGCTACCTCAACTGCGGGCTGGAGGTGCAGCTCGACGGCCGGAAGATCACCCGCGTCCGCGGCGACAAGGCGCATCCGCGCTCGGGCGGCTACCTGTGCCAGAAGGCCCAGCGCCTGACCTGGTACGGCGACCACGAAGACCGGCTGACGACGCCGCTGCGCCGGCGTCAACCTCTTGACCGACGCCCTGGACCGCGACCCGATCGCGGGCACCCCGCACCACAAGGACGTCCCGCGCGCCTGGAGCCCGCGACGGGGGAGGAACGGACCCGGGCGGAGACGGACAGCGCGCGCGTCCGCGAGACCGTCGCGAGTGGACGGTCTTAGCTTTTCACCGGATTTTCGGCCATAGTGGTACCCCTTGACCGAAGGGGGCCCATGCGCAAGATCGTTTCGAACCTGTTCATCTCGCTCGACGGCGTGGTGGAGGCGCCGGACAAGTGGTCGCTCCGGTACTGGAACGACGAAATCGGCCAGGCGGTCGGCGGCGGGATGGCCGCGGCCGACGCGATGCTGCTCGGGCGTGTCACCTACGAAGGGTTCGCCGAGGCGTGGCCCGGCCGGACCGCCGAGGACGACGAAGGCGCCGAGTTCATGAACAATGTGCGCAAGTACGTGCTTTCGTCGACTTTGTCCGACGTGAGCTGGAACAACTCGACGCTGCTGACCGGCGACCCGGTCGCGGCCGTCCGCGCGCTGAAGACCGAGCCCGGCGGCGACATCATGACCAGCGGCAGCACGACGGCGGTGCGCTGGCTGCTGTCCGAAGGCCTGGTCGACGAGCTGAACCTGCTGCTGTACCCGATCGTCGTCGGGCAGGGGAAGCGGCTGTTCCCCGCCGAGGGGCCGGCCTTCCCGCTCGTGCTGAAGAAGTCGGCCACGTTCGGCAACGGCGTCGTCCAGCTGACCTACGTCCCGGCGTGATCACGCCGTTCCGGATCGAGGTCCCCGAGGCGGATCTCGCCGACCTGCGGGCGCGGCTGCGCGGGACCCGCTGGCCCGAGGCCGGCCCGGACGACTGGAGCCAGGGCACGCCGCTGGAGTACCTGCGTTCTCTGTGCGACTACTGGGCTTCCGGCTACGACTGGCGGGTCGTGGAAGCGCGGATGAACCGGTTTCCGCAGTACCGCACGGAAATCGACGGCCTGGGCATCCACTTCCTGCACGTGCGTTCGGCGCGGTCCGATGCGCTCCCGCTGATCCTCACGCACGGCTGGCCCGGCTCGTTCCTCGAGTTCACCAAGGTGATCGAGCCGCTTTCGCGCGAGTTCCACCTGGTGATCCCGTCGCTGCCGGGCTACGGCTTCAGCGACAAGCCGTCGTCGCCGGGCTGGGGGATCGAGCGGATCGCTTCCGCTTGGGCCGCGTTGATGGCCCGCTTGGGCTACTCCCGGTACGGCGCCCAGGGCGGCGACTGGGGGACGTCGATCACGACGTCGCTGGCCCAGCAGGACGCGGCGCACCTGGCGGGCATCCACCTGAACCCGCCGATCGCGGCCCCGGACCCGGCGACGTTCGACGACTTGACTGTTTCCGAACGGGCTTCCCTGGCGGCGTTGGACCACGCGCAGCGGTGGGAGGACGGGTATTCGGTGCAGCAGTCGACCCGCCCGCAGACGATCGGCTACGGGCTGCTGGACTCCCCGGCGGGGCTGTGCGGCTGGCTGGTGGAGAAGTTCCACGCGTGGTCGGACGGCTTCCCGTTCACCCGCGACGAGCTCCTGGACGACGTGACGCTGTACTGGCTGACCGGCACGGCGGCGTCGTCGGCCCGGTTGTACTGGGAGAGCATCCGTAAGGTCCAGAAGTGGTTCTCGGAGGCGACCGACGACACGGTCGACGTACCGACGGGGTGTTCGATCTTCCCGAAGGAGATGCCCCGGCCGTCGCGCCGGTGGGCCGCTAAGCGGTATACGGACATCCGGCATTGGAACGAGCTGGAGCGCGGCGGTCACTTCGCGGCTTACGAGCAACCCGAGCTGTTCGTGGACGAGGTGCGGACGTTCTTCCGGCTGGTCCGCTGACGCTCGAAGCCCTTCGGGTCGGCCAGATACCGGTCCAGCTCCGGATCCTCGTGCAGCTCGGTGAACCCGTCCTCGACGTCCCGCCCCAGCTCGGCCCGCAACCGGGCCAGCGCCGCGCGGGTGTCCGCGTTGAACTTCACGCACCGCGCTTCCCGCCACGGTCCTGGGTCCGGCGGGTAGTCCCAGTTCAGCGACTCGTCGTACTGTTCCGCCAGGCTCTCCAGCGAAACACGCAGGTCGGCGCTGATCGGCAGCTCGTCGAGGTCTGCGGGGCCCAGCCACCCCCACAGCACCGCGCCCGAGCCCGCGTCGAAGAAGAAGCGCAGGTCAGTTGACCCGCCGGGACCGGCCTTCCCAGAACGGCTCCCGGAGCTTGAACTTCTGGATCTTGCCCGTAGCCGTGCGAGGAAGCTCATCCAGGAACTCTATGCGCTTCGGGCACTTGTACCCGGCCAGGTACTCCCGGCAGTGCTTGATCAGCTCCTCGGCCGTCACCGGCTCCGAGGTGACCACCAGAGCCGTGACCAGCTCGCCCCACTTCTCGTCCGGGATGCCGATCACCGCCGCCTCGCGCACCGCCGGGTGCGAGTTCAGCGCGTCCTCCACCTCGATCGACGACACGTTCTCGCCACCCGAGATGATCACGTCCTTCTTGCGGTCGGCGATCGTCAGGTACCCGTCCTCGAACGTTCCGCCGTCGCCCGTGTGGAACCAGTTGCCCTCCTGGACCCGCGCGGTCTCCGACGGGTTCTCCCAGTAGCCGTCCAGGTTGTGGTTCGACTGCGCGAGCACCTCGCCGTCGGTGTCCACGGCGATCCGGACGCCCAGCGCCGGCGTCCCCGCGCGGCCCAGCAGCCGGGCCTGCTCGTACGGGTCCAGGTCCGCCCACTCGCTGCGCATCCGGTTCACCGTCAGCAGTGGCGCCGTCTCGGTGAGCCCGTAGATCTGGATGAACTCCCAGCCCAGCTCCGCGCGCACGCGCTCGATCGTGCGCGTCGGCGGCGGTGCGCCGGCCACCACGATCCGGACGCGGTCGCGGCCCGGGATCTCGCCCTCCCACGTCGCCGCGCCGTCCAGCGCCGCCGTGACCACCGCGGGCGCGGCGCACAGGATCGTGACGCCGTGCTCTTCGATGCGCCGCAGGATCTCGGTGCCGTCGACCTTCCGCAGCACGATGTGCCGTCCGCCGAGGCCGGTCACCGCGTACGGCATGCCCCAGCCGTTGCAGTGGAACATCGGCAGCGTGTGCAGCAGGACGTCGTTGTCGTTCAGCGTCGTGTGCAGGCCGAACACGGCGGCGTTCAGCCAGATGTTGCGCTGGGTGAGCTGCACGCCCTTCGGCCGCGCCGTCGTGCCCGACGTGTAGTTGATGGTCGCCGTGGCCGACTCGTCGCCCGCCCACGGGCGCGGCGTCCCCCCGCCGCCCCAGATCGCCTCGTCGTCGCGGCCGAGGACGAAGACGTGCTTGGCCGTCACCGTGTCGAGCAGGTGCGCCAGCTCGGGGTCGACGATCAGCACCTCGGCCCCGGAGTGCTCCACGATGTACTTGACCTCGGCCGGCGCGAGCCGGAAGTTCACCGGCACCAGGACCCGGCCCCAGCCGGACACGCCGAAGAACGACACGAGCAGCCGCGCGGCGTTGTGCGAAACCATCGCGACGCGCCCACCGACCGGCACGCCGAGCGCGTCGAGGTTCGCGGCCTGCGCGCGGGCCCGCTGCGCCACTTCGCGGTAGGTCAGGGAACCCCAGCTCGGCGCGGGCTGGTCCGGCTCGTCGACCACCGCGACGCGATCCGGGTACACCGTTTCCGCGCGGTCGAGGAAGTCCCGGACACCCAGATCGAAGAACATGCCCCCGATGATGACTCTTCGCAGGTGCTCGCACCAGTCCGATGTGGTTCGCTGGAGCACGATGGACTTCGACACGGTGGCCGGCGAGCTCTACGGGGGTGACCTCGCGGAGTTCGTCAGCGCGCGCAACGCGGCGGCGAAGGCCGCGAAGGCCGAAGGGGACGCCGAGCTCGCGAAGCGGATCCGCGAGCTGCGGAAGCCGACCACGGCCGCGGCGATCGTCAACCGCCTGGCCAGGGACGACGACGCCGAGCTGCGCGAGCTGGCCGAACTGGGCGACGAGCTGCGCGACGCGCACACGCGCCTGGCCGGCGACGAGCTGCGGGCGCTGACCCGGCGCCGCGGCGAGCTGGTCCGGCGGATCGTCCACGGGCTGCCGTCGATGAGCGACACCGTCTCCCGCGAGGTCGAGGCGACGCTGGAGGCCGTCGCGGCCGACCCGGGTACCGCGGAGCTCGCCGTGGCCGGGCGCCTGACGTCGGTTGCGCACCAGGACGCCGACCAGTGGTTCACCCTCGCCGCGACGGCCCCGCCGTCGGCCGGCAAGCGCCCGGCGAAACTGGTGGAAAAGGCCGAACCGGCCAAGCCGAAGAAGGCCGAAAAGGACCGTCGGCGCGAGGAAGAGGACCGCAAGGAGCGCGAACGCGCCCGGGCCGAGCGCGAGCGCCTGCGCAAGGAGGCCGCCGAGCTGGCGAAGGAGCGCGCGGTGGCCGAGCGCGACCTCGTCCGCACCGAACGCGCGGCCGAACAGGCGACCGCCCGCGTCGACGACCTGCGCGCCCGCCTGGCCGAGGCCGAGGAACGCTCCGAGCGCGCGACAGCGGAGTTCGAGAAGGCGAAGGAAGCGTACGA
This genomic window from Amycolatopsis mongoliensis contains:
- a CDS encoding LLM class flavin-dependent oxidoreductase, which encodes MKTATTVEFSKDSRTTLDFVLEAEKLGLDVCWVAEAWGSDAPSALGYLAARTDRIRLGSGIIQLGTRTPVAIAQAALTLADLSGGRFSLGLGPSGPQVVEGLHGVPFAKPLTRMRETVEIIRQAFAGEKISFSGKAFEVPLPGETRPMRLSTAPNPDIPIYLATLSPKLLELTGEVADGWLGTSFVPEGADAYFTHLDAGLAKSGRKRKDIDVCQGAEVAFADNEDELRVLVGTRKKELAFSLGGMGSATTNFYNDAYSRQGWADVAAEVRERWQAGDRDGATALVTDEMVLGTTLIGTEEMVRARLRVWRDTGIDTVRLYPAGETLEARLTTLGRALNLL
- a CDS encoding dihydrofolate reductase family protein; translated protein: MRKIVSNLFISLDGVVEAPDKWSLRYWNDEIGQAVGGGMAAADAMLLGRVTYEGFAEAWPGRTAEDDEGAEFMNNVRKYVLSSTLSDVSWNNSTLLTGDPVAAVRALKTEPGGDIMTSGSTTAVRWLLSEGLVDELNLLLYPIVVGQGKRLFPAEGPAFPLVLKKSATFGNGVVQLTYVPA
- a CDS encoding epoxide hydrolase family protein — encoded protein: MITPFRIEVPEADLADLRARLRGTRWPEAGPDDWSQGTPLEYLRSLCDYWASGYDWRVVEARMNRFPQYRTEIDGLGIHFLHVRSARSDALPLILTHGWPGSFLEFTKVIEPLSREFHLVIPSLPGYGFSDKPSSPGWGIERIASAWAALMARLGYSRYGAQGGDWGTSITTSLAQQDAAHLAGIHLNPPIAAPDPATFDDLTVSERASLAALDHAQRWEDGYSVQQSTRPQTIGYGLLDSPAGLCGWLVEKFHAWSDGFPFTRDELLDDVTLYWLTGTAASSARLYWESIRKVQKWFSEATDDTVDVPTGCSIFPKEMPRPSRRWAAKRYTDIRHWNELERGGHFAAYEQPELFVDEVRTFFRLVR
- a CDS encoding RNA-binding protein, coding for MLWGWLGPADLDELPISADLRVSLESLAEQYDESLNWDYPPDPGPWREARCVKFNADTRAALARLRAELGRDVEDGFTELHEDPELDRYLADPKGFERQRTSRKNVRTSSTNSSGCS
- a CDS encoding AMP-binding protein; translation: MFFDLGVRDFLDRAETVYPDRVAVVDEPDQPAPSWGSLTYREVAQRARAQAANLDALGVPVGGRVAMVSHNAARLLVSFFGVSGWGRVLVPVNFRLAPAEVKYIVEHSGAEVLIVDPELAHLLDTVTAKHVFVLGRDDEAIWGGGGTPRPWAGDESATATINYTSGTTARPKGVQLTQRNIWLNAAVFGLHTTLNDNDVLLHTLPMFHCNGWGMPYAVTGLGGRHIVLRKVDGTEILRRIEEHGVTILCAAPAVVTAALDGAATWEGEIPGRDRVRIVVAGAPPPTRTIERVRAELGWEFIQIYGLTETAPLLTVNRMRSEWADLDPYEQARLLGRAGTPALGVRIAVDTDGEVLAQSNHNLDGYWENPSETARVQEGNWFHTGDGGTFEDGYLTIADRKKDVIISGGENVSSIEVEDALNSHPAVREAAVIGIPDEKWGELVTALVVTSEPVTAEELIKHCREYLAGYKCPKRIEFLDELPRTATGKIQKFKLREPFWEGRSRRVN